The genomic region ccgtgctgactatctctaatgaacttattcttttcaagatgattataaatcctatctcttataaccttttccaacattttacccacaaccgaagtaaggctcacaggtctataattaccagggctgtctctactccccttcttgaacaaggggacaacatttgctatcctccagtcttccggcactattcctgtcgacaatgacgacataaagatcaaggacaaaggctctgcaatctcctccctggcttcccagagaatcctaggataaatcccatctggcccaggggacttatctattttcacactttccaaaattgctaacacctcctccttgtgaacctcaatcccatctagcctagtcgtctgtatctcagtattctcctcgacaacattttctttctccactgcaaatactgacgaaaaatattcatttaacacttcccccatctcctccgattccacacacaacttcccactactatccttgattggccctaacctatctctagtcattcttttattcctgatatacctatagaaagcctgagggttttcttggatcctatccgccaatgacttctcgtgtcctctcctttctcttcttatctctccctttagatccttcctggctagcttgtaatctcaagcgccctaactgagccttcacgtctcatcctaacataagccttcttcttcctcttgacaagctcttcaacttctttagtaaaccacggctccctcgctcgacaacttcctccctgcctgacaggtacatacttatcaaggacacgcagtagctgctccttgaataagctccacatttcgattgtgcccatcccctgcagtttccttccccatcctaaatcttgcctaattgcttcataatttcctttcccccagctataattcttgccctgctgtatatgcctgtccctgcccatcgctaaggtaaacctaaccgaattgtgatcactatcaccaaagtgctcaccaacttctaaatctaacacctggccgggttcattacccagtaccaaatccaatgcggcatcgcccctggttggcctgtctacatactgtgtcagaaaaccctcctgcacacactggacaaaaacagacccatctaaagtactcgaactatagtatttccagtcaatatttggaaagttaaagtcccccataaccactaccctgttactctcgctcctgtcaagaatcatctttgctatcctttcctctacatctctggaactatttggaggtctatagaaaactcccaacagggtgacctctcctctcctgtttctaacctcggcccagactacctctgtagacgagtcctcaaacgtcctttctgccgctgtaatactctccttgattaacaatgccacacccccccccccccccccctcttttaccatcttctctgttcttagtgaaacatctaaatcccggaacccgcaacatccattcctgtccctgctctacccatgtctctgaaatggccacaacatagagatcccaggtaccaacacatgctgcaagctcacccaccttattccggatgctcctggcgttgaagtagacacattttaaaccaagctcttgcttgccggtgccctcttgtgtccttataaccttatccctgacctcactactctcaacatcctgcacactggaactacaatttaggttcccatccccctgctgaattagtttaaacccccccaaagagcactagcaaatctccctcccaggatattggtacccctctggttcaggtgaagaccatcctgtttgtagaggtcccacctaccccagaaagagccccaattatccaggaaaccaaaaccctccctcctacaccatccctgcagccacgtgttcaactcctctctctccctattcctcacttcgctagcacatgGGACGGGCAACAAcctagagataacaactctgtttgttctcgctctaagcttccaccctagctccctgaatttctgccttaaatccccatctgtcttcctacctatgtcgttggtgcctatgtgtaccacaacttggggctgctccccctcccccttgaggatcccaaaaacacaatccgagacatcacgtaccctggcacctgggaggcaacacaccaaccgtgagtctctctcgttcccacaaaacctcctaaatgttcccctaactatggagtccccaatgactaatgctctgctcctcttaccccttcccttctgagcaacagggacagactctgcgccagagacctgtatcccattgcctacccctggtaagtcgtctcccccaacagtatccaaaacggtatacctgttgttgagggaaacggccacaggggatccctgcactgcctgctggttccctctccttcccctgacggtaacccatctaccttcttcttttacctgaggtgtgactgcctcccgataactcctctcaataatcccctccgcctcccgaatgatccgaagttcctccagctccagttccctaacgcggtcctcgaggagcagaggagtggagctaattggatagctctttcaaagtgctctGAAAAGACAAGTTACCTGGGATGGACTCTACAAGGCATGAGATTTTAAAACCCAAGTTCTCTGTCTAGCATGCATGAGTCTTCAGTCCATCTTTCTAGTAGAATCACGTGATAATTAAAAtatggaaacaggccctttggcccaataaGTCCCCATCAGTGTTCACCCTCCACGTGAGCAAATAGTCCCAATCACATTTACCTACCTAGTTCCCATATCCATTCATCCCTTTTGCCGTCATCCATCTATCCAATCCAATCTTGAATGCTGATACAGTTTCTACCAAAATCACTAATTCTGGATGCaagttccacagcctcacaactcagtCAGGAAAGAAGTTTCTTCTACTCTAAAGTGTCATACATTTAATCGTTCTGAACCCTTCAATGATTGGAAACAGCCTACTTCTAGCGAGCTTGATTTATCCTTTCATAATTTAAAACACTACCATATTGCTTCTTAATCTGCATTGTGCCTACAAAAAACTTATTTTTCAATTCAATCTTCACATGCATCCCAGTAGCCAGGTGGTACAGAGTGAGGCTTCTGTTAcatatttaaagttgataaagtcaccaggaccagatgaaatgcatccgaggatacggagagaagtaagggtggaaaatgCAGATGCActaaccataatcttccaatcctccttcgatataagggtgccagaggactgggaaattgcaaacattacacccttgtacaaaaaagggtgcagagccagcatggactcaataggccgaacggcctccatctgtgccgtaaatgactgagagccaaacaactacaggccagtcagtttcacctTGGTGGtgtgaaagcttttagaaatgataatccagaacAAATAACAAGTCATCTGGACAAAGGTGGATTaaagaaagtcagcacagatttgttaatagtctttaactaacttgatttgagttttttgatgagggttgATGAATGCAATGCTGTTGAtggggtgtacatgaacttccaaaaggcatttgatatagtgccacataacaggcttgtgagcaaagttagagcccatggaataaaagggacagtagcagcatgaatacGAAATTGGCGGAGAGACAGGAAAGAGTAGTGGTGAGCGTTATTCTGTGGACTGGAGGAAAGTTTTTCGTGGCGAgaagagaaagtgccggaaatactcagcagatctggcaacatctgtgtagagagaaacagggttaacatttcaagtctgtgacccttcatcagaactggcaaaagttagaaatttaacagtctttgagcaagaaaAGGGCAggggggggcgcgagggagggaagaagaacaaggaaggaaggactgtgataggacagggtgggggggggaagagattacatgacagatgtcatggatcaGAAGGCAAATGGAGTACTAAATAGTTGcagcgaaagacaaagcactagtcaAGAGTAagcgctaatggcagaataatgaacagctctgtacgaaaacaaaaacatgaaaaataagtttaagactagcacatggttaaaaatttaAAGAAAATATAgataaaaaataaaaacaaaataatggcactcatggtctgaaattaatgAGCTCAATatggaatccagaaggctgtagaatgcctaatcggacgaTGAGCTTGAGGAACATAACCTCATCaagagtattttgctcttatttaagtatatagtggtgttcccctTGGATCGatattagggccactgcttttcttgatttgtatcaatgacctagacttgggtgtacagggcacaatttcaatttcaatgacacaaatcttggaagtattgtgaactgtgaggaggatagtgcagagcttgaagacataggctggtggaatgggcagacaagtggcagatgaaatgcagaaaagtgtgaagtgattcattttggtagtaagaacatgcAGAAGCAATATAACAAAGGGTAAAATTTTAAAGGgcatgcaggagcagaggcacctgggggtAATGTGCGcatatcactgaaggtggcaagattGGTTGAGAAAGTTTTTAATAAAGCAGTaggggtcctgggctttataaatcgcgGCAAAGAGTACAAAGTTATGACAAACTTTATATAACACTGGCCTGGTGTCaattggagtattgtatccaattctggactccaaacttttggaaggatgtgaaagcattagaggggCTGCAgaaaatggttgcagggatgaggaacctcagttacatggatagattgaagaagctggggctgttctctttggagaagagaaaattaagagtagatttgatcgaggtgttcaaaatcatgaggggtccagatagagtagatagggagaaaccgttcccggtggcggaaaggtcgagaaccagagaacaccgatttgaggtaattagtaaaagaagcaaggtgacatgaggaaaatcatttttacacagcgagtagttaggatctggaatgcactgcctgagtgtggtagaggcagattcaatcaaggctttcaaaagagaattggatatttatctgaggagaaagaatttgcagggccacagggaagaGAGACAAGagagtcggcacagacatgataggtcaaatggcctccttctgtacagtaaccattctataattctctgTTGACCAAAGGAAGGTCCATATCAGATTATGAGGCCTGATGAAGCTTAAATTGCTGATACTGAACTAAAGAAAATATCCAGTGCACAAACCCAAAAACATGACAAGCACTTCACTGAAAATGCTTTAAAAAAAGCACGTTATTTTTGAATTAACCAAAGCTAGTTTTCATTGCTTTGTTAGTTCATAAAGGATACAAGATAAAAGGTGGTGAAATATGATTTGAATGGTCAACATGTGACAGTTTGGCTTTGTATCCCATAGGTCATATATTTCATTTATTCCACACATCAGCTAAGTAGATAGAATGGTTAAAAGTTGGAAAAAGTTAAATTTTAACTGGGAATTAACTTGGTGTGCCAACTGCAGTTGTTCCTACGATTTCATTTTTTCCAGAGTTCCATTAAAATTCCTGCAAAACTAAATGAAATTAATCAAAATTGTACTGCAGAAGCAACCCATTTGACCTATACCAGTTCCAGCTATCAATGGGAGCTATCTACTCTTATACCATCTTCTTGTCTTTTCCTAACTTTTATGTTCTTCCTTCTCACTTTTTATTTCCTTTTAAATGTTATAGTCTCTGCCTCAATAGCTACTTATGATAAATCATTCCTTATCCTAGTAACCATTCCAAAAATGTCTCATCACTGTTTACACTTTTATGATAGCCCTGCCTCTGCCACTTGTTACTGATTCACTAAccagtgaaaacaccatgcactatttaccctctcaaaacctttcataattttgataaTCATGCCATGACCTTATGTGTTTGTGAAAAATGCCTCAATCTTTCAAGTCCCTTCTCATAACTATAACCTCCTATTCATGGTACCATTccagtgaatcttcactgtactaTTTCCATGGCTTTAATCCCCTTTCTATAATGAAGGTGTCTAGAACTATAATTTTTCATTTTCTGTATCATGCTAGGGAATTACCAACTGCTGTTCAAACAAAACTGTCTTGCTCTTCAGTTAGCTGATTAATTAAGATTAAAACTGTTGTACTGAAATTCTGATAAATAGAAACACTACATTCTTAGAGATACAATTAAAATGATATGATGTCTATCACAATTTTTCTGAAAGCTCCTAAAGTGTTCCATTTTAAACAAGAACTCAACCAGGTTCAATGTGCACATTTATTTTATGTGCttaagcagattaaaaagcaaacAGTAAATTGTTGATTTATCTTAAACAGCAGAGCTAGTTGgatacagtaatataaaagcaaaatactgcagatgctggaaatctgaaataaaaacagaaagtgctagaaatactcagcacatcaggctgcatctgtggagagagaagcagagttaacctttcaggtctgtgacctttctctgcctgacctgctgagtatttccagcactttctgtttctattttagttGAAAACAGTTCTATCTTAGCAATAAATATATTCTGAGATGGCAAAGGGTGCTAGATATGCCCGTACAAAATACATACCACTCAagggcttgagcataaaaatcaaggctaacactccagtgcagcactgaaggagtgctgcatggtcggaggtgccatctttcagatgagatattaaactgagcccccatctgcctgcttgggtggatgtaaaagatccaatggcggctgagtttgctgacaacgcaaccactaggtgacaCAGTACTGACACATGcgtaaatgcagcctcatccactgaaacgtgactgtctgcgacgtctcaggcagccgccagtaataaagatggcgctgctcagtttGACGCACAAAAAGCGAATTGCACTTAAACCTCCTCAATGGCTGTGATCGCATCGCCACCTCCATATCCTCCCAGACAGTTCCCCGCTCCCTCCATGgtccccgcttctcttccccattccctcccgCGATCGCCGTTTGGGAGGGTGGGGAACCAGAGATGGAGGAGAGTGGGAGCGGTGCCGTGGGAAAGAGCCGGGAGAGGGGGAAGTGAATGCGGTGATCATGGGAGGATCACACAGCAAATTCGCTTTTGTGTGTTTAAAAGTAGACGGCAGGGAAAAGATCCCCCCTGCCCCCAGCACCCCTCcattccccgctcccctccttttcTGTACCCCACTCTCTTCCTTTCCCACTCCCCACTATAATGGAAAATCTTCCCTGGAAATTGTAAATTCCTACAGATGCGTGAAAAGTTGAACAACGATGGCCGCTTTCCAAAACTCGCACCGGAGGCTGCCGTCCCTTTGCATGATGACATATTCGCACGCATGTGCACATTAGCACTGGCAATCTCGGGTGCTGACGCAAGCTGGGCATGCGCAGCATCGTACTGGCAGGATGAAAGCGTTCTGCGCAGTTCGGACCGCAGAGATGACGTCAGCgcttggctgcgttgtcaggagacactcccccatataaatgcaaatctgtctttctTTTTACCTGTGTAAAGCAGTACCAAATCATTGGGAGTGTGATCTCATCACGTAACAGTTGCTTCCTTTGGCGTTTTTGGATAAATGCTCAATCACAATTGTTAACTTCCCAATTTTAGAGACTGTAGCTAGAATTCTGCTCAGTTTCATCTTTGTATGGAAACCAATTCTCTTATTTTTGTTTCTAGTTTTATTTTGCATTTCGCAGATGAGCAACACTGTGTTCCAGAGCCATCACTGCAAACCTAAATAAGGTATGCTACTTTCCAAATTAACAGCAGGCTGAATCTGAATCAAAACATGGACATCAGACGATCTTAACCCTCCCTCTTATCCTTCACCCTGGGCAATCTTCCCAATGTATAAAACTCTTCATTTGGACGCAAATCAATGAAATGAGCCAGACGGTTGGACATGGCAAAGAACGCAGTTATCATGGCAATGTCCCAGGCATCCTCACGATCAAATCCGTGCATTTCCAGTTTTTTTAGATGGCCCTCACTGATGTTTTCTGCATTGCTCACAGCGAGAGCAAAATCCAGCATGGCACGTTGCCGATTATCCAGGTCAGCCAACTGCCTGTTCACGACCACCTAAAAGGAACAGAAAGAATGGAGGTGCAATTACCAACAAACACCCAAATTACAGTCAATTAGAAAGAGACTGTCTTTTTGCAGATAGAATATTTCATTATTACTCACCTGATCTGCCAGAATTGGATTTTTGGAATATAACCGGTGTAGGGCACTGTGCGCAATAACACAGTAGGGACAGTGATTATTCGCACTCGTTGCCACAATAATAAGTTCTCTATCTGCTTTGCTGAGATTACCTAAAGACAAATTTGAGGGGTCAGGTGGGAACAGAAAGAGAATGGAGAAGTTAAGGCATGTTCCCTTGCCACTCAAAAAAGGAATTAGTCATTTCAATAGCTTGCTTGCAGACAATCCACTTCCTGGTTATTAATCACATTCAAACTGGAGGctatgacatggtagccattactgagtcATGGCTGCAAGACgatcaagactgggaactaaatataccaggtttgaAGTCCACAGGAAGATCCGGAAAATGGTAGTGGGGAGGAGCAGCCTTAATGGTTAAGGATGAAATCATTTAAATGATGAGAGGATATAACAAAATGTAAGAAAGCAGAAGAGACTTTATGTATAGAACTAAGAAATAAAAAAGGGTTTAAGACTatagtgggagttgtttataggccccttgtagcagctgtgaagtgttgactgtataaatgcagagattaaacaagcatgtagcaaaggcagagtggttttaatggggaatTTTAAGTTTCATAAAGATTGCGATAAGCAAACTAACATGTCAGAAAGGAAGCAACTTTCTTGAGAGTGTTCAGGAtaattttctgcaacaatatgtcttAAAACCAACAAAGGGActtgccatattagatttagtattgAGTAataagccagatttagttaacagcctaacagcGTGTAGACATTTAATAGCAATCAAAATGTGATTGAGTTCAAtgtaatgtttgaaagggagaaacataaaacagctactaagattctagatttaggtaaagctgacttcaatgcaatgagactgagaccacagtaaactgggcaaatctgttaatgggtaaaacagatgatcagtgggaggtgttcaaaaaagaatctaTGATACAAAACCAGTTAATACTCGaaagggcaagagctctacttgccaaaaaaaaagTCATGAATGACTAAAgacaaaaacttatatttatatagatcctttaacgtaataaacgtccaaaagcacttcacaggaaaATAACAATATGACACTGGGCCACGTAAGaagttaggtcagatgaccaaaagtttggtcaaagaggtaggtttgaaggaatgtctgaaaggaagaaagcgaggtggagaggtgtagggagg from Heterodontus francisci isolate sHetFra1 chromosome 1, sHetFra1.hap1, whole genome shotgun sequence harbors:
- the si:ch211-175m2.5 gene encoding uncharacterized protein si:ch211-175m2.5 isoform X2 — encoded protein: MRPACKLECSTKPGKPERPIGRYPVPYKKDLPYDIVELMEEVETKSGFLPNIFKVLSYRPAEFRVFFAYYNALMNKETGNLSKADRELIIVATSANNHCPYCVIAHSALHRLYSKNPILADQVVVNRQLADLDNRQRAMLDFALAVSNAENISEGHLKKLEMHGFDREDAWDIAMITAFFAMSNRLAHFIDLRPNEEFYTLGRLPRVKDKREG
- the si:ch211-175m2.5 gene encoding uncharacterized protein si:ch211-175m2.5 isoform X1, coding for MSWAWSAGKACRISSFIVLTSRWIRMRPACKLECSTKPGKPERPIGRYPVPYKKDLPYDIVELMEEVETKSGFLPNIFKVLSYRPAEFRVFFAYYNALMNKETGNLSKADRELIIVATSANNHCPYCVIAHSALHRLYSKNPILADQVVVNRQLADLDNRQRAMLDFALAVSNAENISEGHLKKLEMHGFDREDAWDIAMITAFFAMSNRLAHFIDLRPNEEFYTLGRLPRVKDKREG